One region of Ornithinibacter aureus genomic DNA includes:
- a CDS encoding ABC transporter permease: MSPRNPMNARKQRIDDLAASSVVVDDAGTVDEAPGVSLIASAWRRLRRDPVFLLGAAITGLFILVAIIAPWIAPHDPDARLLIDQVSRQSNPIPGPQAGFPLGGDDRGRDLLSRLIVGSRQTLLVGVAATLLGLLGGLILGILAGAFGGAVDSFVMRAVDVMLSIPSLLLAVSIAALARQPSQWTVIIAIAVVQIPIFARLLRGSMLAQRSSDHVLAARALGVKRSAIIFRHMVPNSLGPVIVQSTLVLATSIIDAAALSFLGLGNPDDAKPEWGQMLGQAQQYIQDYPHLAIYPALCIVFVALGFTLMGESLREALDPKSRR; encoded by the coding sequence ATGAGCCCCCGCAACCCGATGAACGCCCGCAAGCAGCGGATCGACGACCTCGCGGCCTCGAGCGTGGTCGTCGACGACGCCGGCACCGTCGACGAGGCCCCCGGCGTCTCCCTCATCGCGAGCGCGTGGCGACGCCTTCGCCGCGACCCGGTGTTCCTGCTGGGTGCCGCCATCACCGGCCTGTTCATCCTCGTCGCGATCATCGCGCCGTGGATCGCGCCGCACGACCCCGACGCCCGCCTGCTCATCGACCAGGTCAGCCGGCAGTCCAACCCCATCCCGGGGCCGCAGGCCGGGTTCCCCCTCGGTGGGGACGACCGGGGTCGAGACCTGCTCTCCCGCCTCATCGTCGGCAGCCGCCAGACCCTGCTCGTCGGCGTCGCAGCAACCCTGCTGGGTCTGTTGGGTGGTCTCATCCTCGGGATCCTCGCCGGTGCCTTCGGCGGCGCGGTCGACTCGTTCGTCATGCGCGCGGTCGACGTCATGCTCTCGATCCCCTCGCTCCTGCTCGCCGTCTCCATCGCGGCACTGGCGCGCCAGCCCAGCCAGTGGACGGTCATCATCGCCATCGCGGTGGTGCAGATCCCGATCTTCGCCAGACTGCTGCGTGGCTCGATGCTGGCCCAGCGGTCCAGCGACCACGTGCTCGCAGCCCGGGCCCTCGGCGTCAAGCGCAGCGCGATCATCTTCCGCCACATGGTGCCCAACTCACTCGGGCCGGTCATCGTGCAGTCGACCCTGGTGCTCGCCACCTCCATCATCGACGCGGCCGCGCTGTCCTTCCTCGGTCTCGGCAACCCCGACGACGCCAAGCCCGAATGGGGCCAGATGCTCGGCCAGGCTCAGCAGTACATCCAGGACTACCCGCACCTGGCCATCTACCCCGCCCTGTGCATCGTCTTCGTCGCCCTCGGCTTCACCCTGATGGGCGAGTCGTTGCGTGAGGCCCTCGACCCCAAGAGCAGGAGGTGA
- a CDS encoding ABC transporter ATP-binding protein gives MTATASPPPTTTRGDAPLLSVRDLRVTFTRRGEKPFKAVDGVSFDVRPGQTVGLVGESGCGKSVTSLAIMGLLPKRGNVVEGEASFEGVNLLALDEKAKRERRGRDIAMIFQDPLSSLNPVVPVGLQVTEVLERHRSMSRKAATPVARDLLKKVGIPDPDRRLKDYPHQMSGGMRQRALIAMAVACAPRLLIADEPTTALDVTIQAQILALLKELVQDTGTALVMITHDLGVVAGLCDEVNVLYAGRIVERGERHELFADPRHPYTNGLLASIPRLDAPRGEKLTPIPGSVADNLPWDNACAFAPRCSQPVDACVHTTPVLDETGRRSLRCHNPVR, from the coding sequence GTGACCGCCACGGCATCCCCTCCCCCCACGACCACTCGCGGTGACGCGCCGCTGCTGTCGGTGCGTGATCTGCGGGTGACGTTCACCCGCCGCGGCGAGAAGCCGTTCAAGGCCGTCGACGGCGTGAGCTTCGACGTGCGCCCCGGTCAGACGGTCGGCCTCGTCGGTGAGTCCGGCTGCGGCAAGTCGGTGACCTCGCTCGCGATCATGGGCCTGCTCCCCAAGCGGGGCAACGTCGTCGAGGGCGAGGCCTCCTTCGAGGGCGTCAACCTGCTGGCCCTGGACGAGAAGGCCAAGCGCGAACGCCGCGGACGCGACATCGCGATGATCTTCCAGGATCCGCTGTCGTCCCTGAACCCCGTCGTCCCGGTGGGGCTGCAGGTCACCGAGGTGCTCGAGCGGCACCGCAGCATGTCCCGCAAGGCCGCGACGCCGGTGGCCCGCGACCTGCTCAAGAAGGTCGGCATCCCCGACCCGGACCGTCGGCTGAAGGACTACCCCCACCAGATGAGTGGGGGCATGCGGCAGCGGGCGCTCATCGCCATGGCGGTCGCGTGTGCCCCACGGCTGCTCATCGCCGACGAGCCGACGACGGCCCTGGACGTGACGATCCAGGCGCAGATCCTCGCGCTGCTCAAGGAACTCGTCCAGGACACCGGCACCGCGCTCGTGATGATCACCCACGACCTCGGTGTCGTCGCCGGCCTCTGCGACGAGGTCAACGTCCTGTATGCCGGCCGCATCGTCGAGCGCGGTGAGCGTCACGAACTCTTCGCCGACCCCCGGCATCCGTACACCAACGGACTGCTGGCCTCCATCCCCCGCCTCGACGCCCCGCGCGGCGAGAAGCTGACGCCGATCCCCGGGTCGGTGGCGGACAACCTGCCGTGGGACAACGCCTGTGCGTTCGCGCCGCGGTGCTCTCAGCCGGTCGACGCCTGCGTCCACACCACCCCGGTGCTGGACGAGACCGGCCGCCGGTCCCTGCGCTGCCACAACCCCGTGAGGTGA
- a CDS encoding ABC transporter ATP-binding protein: MTDTTTQATPPSGNERDVLVDVRGVKVHFPIKRGVIFDKVVGHVYAVDGVDLQIRRGETYGLVGESGCGKSTLGKAILNLEPPTEGSVILDGTDIASLRGEELRRRRKDIQMVFQDPMSSLDPRQSVESLLVEGMRAHGLDTDGASTKKRLRELLAAVGLPAAALTKYPHEFSGGQRQRIGIARALSVEPKLIVADEPVSALDVSVQAQVINLLEELQDEFDLTYLVVAHDLAVVRHISDRIGVMYLGGLVEEASADDLYAQPLHPYTRALLSAVPVPDPSVEDTREQILLTGDLPSPSNPPPGCRFHTRCPWRQETKCADERPMLRVVQVDGVDPSHRVACHWVEQIASGEIRPHDVSPVYVTPGGGDAGALDDDTFTGPASVTEVI; the protein is encoded by the coding sequence ATGACCGACACGACGACCCAGGCAACCCCACCCTCCGGCAACGAACGCGACGTCCTCGTCGACGTCCGCGGCGTCAAGGTGCACTTCCCCATCAAGCGGGGCGTCATCTTCGACAAGGTCGTCGGCCACGTCTACGCCGTCGACGGCGTCGACCTGCAGATCCGACGCGGCGAGACCTACGGCCTCGTCGGCGAGTCCGGCTGCGGCAAGTCCACCCTCGGCAAGGCGATCCTCAACCTCGAACCGCCCACCGAGGGCAGCGTCATCCTCGACGGCACCGACATCGCCTCCCTGCGCGGGGAGGAGCTGCGTCGGCGGCGCAAGGACATCCAGATGGTCTTCCAGGACCCGATGAGCAGCCTGGACCCCCGCCAGTCGGTGGAGTCGCTGCTCGTCGAGGGCATGCGCGCCCACGGCCTGGACACCGACGGGGCGAGCACGAAGAAGCGGCTGCGCGAACTGCTCGCGGCCGTCGGCCTGCCTGCGGCTGCCCTGACCAAGTACCCGCACGAGTTCTCCGGTGGTCAGCGTCAGCGCATCGGCATCGCCCGGGCGCTGTCGGTCGAGCCCAAGCTCATCGTCGCCGACGAGCCGGTGAGCGCCCTCGACGTCTCGGTGCAGGCCCAGGTCATCAACCTGCTCGAGGAGCTCCAGGACGAGTTCGACCTCACCTACCTCGTCGTCGCGCACGACCTCGCCGTCGTGCGACACATCAGCGACCGGATCGGGGTCATGTACCTCGGCGGGCTCGTCGAGGAGGCCAGCGCCGACGACCTCTACGCCCAGCCCCTGCACCCCTACACGCGCGCGCTGCTGTCGGCCGTGCCGGTGCCCGATCCGAGCGTCGAGGACACCCGTGAGCAGATCCTGCTGACGGGCGACCTGCCCTCGCCGTCCAACCCACCCCCGGGCTGCCGGTTCCACACGCGCTGCCCGTGGCGCCAGGAGACCAAGTGCGCCGACGAGCGGCCGATGCTGCGCGTGGTGCAGGTCGACGGTGTCGACCCCAGCCACCGGGTGGCCTGTCACTGGGTCGAGCAGATCGCCAGCGGGGAGATCCGCCCCCACGACGTGTCACCGGTGTACGTCACTCCGGGTGGCGGCGACGCCGGGGCCCTCGACGACGACACCTTCACCGGCCCGGCATCCGTGACCGAGGTCATCTGA
- a CDS encoding 4a-hydroxytetrahydrobiopterin dehydratase, which translates to MSRLLSADEVDTQLAGLPGWSRRDESLVATFEAPDFPAAIRLVEAAADEAEQMNHHPDIDIRWRTTHWLLTTHDARGLTQLDIELAHRISAAAASQGATARD; encoded by the coding sequence ATGAGCCGACTCCTTTCCGCTGACGAGGTCGACACCCAGCTCGCCGGGCTGCCCGGGTGGTCCCGCCGCGACGAGAGCCTGGTCGCCACGTTCGAGGCACCCGACTTCCCCGCGGCGATCCGGCTCGTCGAGGCAGCAGCCGACGAGGCCGAGCAGATGAACCACCACCCGGACATCGACATCCGCTGGCGCACCACGCACTGGTTGTTGACCACCCACGACGCCAGAGGCCTGACCCAGCTCGACATCGAGCTGGCCCACCGGATCTCGGCGGCCGCGGCGTCCCAGGGGGCAACCGCTCGTGACTGA
- a CDS encoding VIT1/CCC1 transporter family protein codes for MTDTSPGTAPEHLEAHDGSIAGRLNALRAGVLGANDGIVSTAGLVIGVAAATTDRGAVFTAGMAGLAAGAMSMAVGEYVSVSTQRDTEKALIAKEIRELDEEPEAELAELAGIYAAKGLTPDLARQVAEQLTAHDALGAHAEAELGIDPTQHANPWQAAWASMLAFTLGALLPLLAILLPPLPWRVPVTVAAVVLALAATGWVSARLGDADARRATVRVVAGGLLAMAVTYGIGALVGTQLG; via the coding sequence GTGACTGACACCTCGCCGGGCACGGCACCCGAGCACCTCGAGGCCCACGACGGGTCGATCGCCGGCCGGCTCAACGCGTTGCGGGCGGGCGTCCTCGGCGCCAACGACGGCATCGTGTCCACCGCTGGCCTGGTCATCGGCGTGGCCGCGGCGACCACCGACCGGGGCGCGGTGTTCACCGCGGGGATGGCCGGGCTCGCCGCCGGGGCGATGAGCATGGCCGTCGGCGAGTACGTCTCGGTGAGCACGCAGCGCGACACCGAGAAGGCCCTGATCGCCAAGGAGATCCGCGAGCTCGACGAGGAGCCCGAGGCCGAGCTGGCCGAGCTGGCCGGCATCTATGCCGCCAAGGGCCTGACCCCCGACCTGGCCCGCCAGGTGGCCGAACAGCTGACCGCCCACGACGCCCTGGGCGCCCACGCCGAGGCCGAGCTGGGGATCGACCCGACCCAGCACGCCAACCCGTGGCAGGCGGCCTGGGCGTCGATGCTCGCCTTCACCCTGGGGGCACTGCTCCCCCTGCTGGCCATCCTGCTGCCGCCCCTGCCGTGGAGGGTGCCCGTCACCGTCGCGGCCGTCGTGCTCGCGCTGGCCGCCACGGGCTGGGTCAGCGCCCGCCTCGGCGATGCCGACGCCCGTCGCGCGACGGTGCGCGTGGTCGCCGGGGGCCTGCTCGCGATGGCGGTCACGTACGGCATCGGAGCACTGGTCGGCACGCAGCTAGGCTGA
- a CDS encoding type 1 glutamine amidotransferase, with amino-acid sequence MSPRLLVIQHENDAPAAWLGQWWNDLGLGLTVVRGHLGEVVPDTVGDHDGLVVLGGAMGACDDAVAPWLAPTRALLADAVAREVPTLGVCLGHQLASVALGGSVGRSPSGRTTGVVPVALTDEGASDPLLAGVDGALAVHYNDDVVLEVPEGASVLATLPDGRPQALRFGPSAWGVQFHPETSPDVFAAWLRWDSPDGITAEQEALLARVTAAREHLQSTWRVFAQRFAALLPAPSGVPASPVTS; translated from the coding sequence ATGAGCCCTCGACTGCTCGTGATCCAGCACGAGAACGACGCCCCGGCGGCCTGGCTCGGGCAGTGGTGGAACGACCTCGGACTGGGGCTGACCGTGGTCCGCGGCCACCTCGGTGAGGTCGTGCCGGACACCGTCGGTGACCACGACGGCCTCGTCGTCCTCGGCGGGGCGATGGGCGCCTGCGACGACGCCGTCGCACCGTGGCTGGCCCCCACCCGCGCCCTCCTCGCGGATGCCGTGGCGCGCGAGGTCCCCACCCTCGGGGTGTGCCTGGGGCACCAACTGGCCTCGGTGGCCCTCGGTGGGTCGGTGGGTCGCAGCCCGTCGGGCCGCACCACCGGTGTCGTCCCGGTGGCCCTCACGGATGAGGGGGCGAGCGACCCGCTGCTCGCGGGGGTCGACGGCGCGCTGGCGGTGCACTACAACGACGACGTCGTGCTCGAGGTGCCGGAGGGTGCCAGCGTGCTCGCCACCCTCCCCGACGGGCGGCCCCAGGCCCTGCGCTTCGGGCCGAGCGCCTGGGGGGTGCAGTTCCACCCGGAAACCTCGCCCGACGTGTTTGCCGCGTGGCTGCGCTGGGACTCCCCCGACGGCATCACGGCAGAGCAAGAAGCCCTGCTCGCGCGGGTGACAGCGGCCCGTGAGCACCTCCAGAGCACCTGGCGGGTGTTCGCGCAGCGCTTCGCCGCCCTGCTCCCCGCACCCTCGGGCGTGCCTGCCTCTCCCGTCACGTCCTGA
- a CDS encoding cyclic 2,3-diphosphoglycerate synthase: MSTSTSADPRERILILGAAGRDFHDFNVLYRDEPRCEVVAFTATQIPDIDGRTYPPALAGPLYPHGIPIVDESGLESLIARERVDTVVLAYSDLAHTQVMHLASRVVAAGADFVVPGAHRTTLRSRRPVIAVTAVRTGVGKSQTTRHVATLVQSMGLRVVAVRHPMPYGDLAAQACQRFETPEDLVRHDCTIEEREEYEPHIDAGVVVYAGVDYGAILREAEAEADVVLWDGGNNDLPFYVPDLHIVLADPLRPGDEAAYHPGEANVRMADLVIIAKCDSATAEDIAAVEASVQALNPGAEVLRCDSPVTLDDPAAVTGRRVVVVEDGPTLTHGSMSFGAGVVGARDAGASAIVDPTPFAVGALADTYERYPNARGILPAMGYGQGQTRDLEATIRAMVDAGVVDAVVSGTPIDLTRVLTVDVPLVRARYSLREQAPGRLQAALRRALGR, from the coding sequence ATGAGCACCTCGACCTCGGCGGACCCTCGCGAACGCATCCTCATCCTGGGTGCCGCGGGACGCGACTTCCACGACTTCAACGTCCTGTACCGCGACGAACCCCGCTGTGAGGTCGTCGCGTTCACGGCGACGCAGATTCCCGACATCGACGGCCGCACCTACCCACCCGCGCTCGCCGGGCCCCTCTATCCCCACGGCATCCCGATCGTCGACGAGTCCGGCCTGGAGTCGCTCATCGCCCGTGAGCGGGTGGACACCGTCGTGCTCGCGTACTCCGACCTGGCGCACACCCAGGTCATGCACCTCGCATCGCGCGTGGTCGCCGCCGGTGCCGACTTCGTCGTGCCGGGGGCCCACCGCACGACCCTGCGTTCGCGTCGCCCGGTCATCGCCGTGACCGCGGTGCGAACCGGGGTGGGCAAGAGCCAGACCACCCGCCACGTCGCCACCCTGGTGCAGTCGATGGGGCTGCGGGTCGTGGCGGTCCGCCACCCGATGCCGTACGGCGACCTCGCTGCGCAGGCCTGCCAGCGCTTCGAGACCCCCGAGGACCTCGTGCGGCACGACTGCACGATCGAGGAGCGCGAGGAGTACGAGCCGCACATCGACGCCGGGGTCGTCGTCTACGCCGGCGTCGACTACGGCGCCATCCTGCGCGAGGCAGAGGCCGAGGCGGACGTCGTGCTGTGGGACGGCGGCAACAACGACCTGCCGTTCTACGTCCCCGACCTGCACATCGTGCTCGCCGACCCGCTACGGCCAGGCGACGAGGCCGCCTACCACCCGGGTGAGGCCAACGTGCGGATGGCCGACCTGGTCATCATCGCGAAGTGCGACTCCGCGACCGCCGAGGACATCGCCGCCGTCGAGGCGTCGGTGCAGGCGCTGAACCCCGGGGCAGAGGTCCTGCGCTGCGACAGCCCGGTGACCCTGGACGACCCGGCAGCGGTCACCGGGCGACGGGTCGTCGTCGTCGAGGACGGCCCCACCCTCACGCACGGGTCGATGTCCTTCGGGGCCGGCGTGGTCGGCGCGAGGGATGCCGGGGCGTCCGCGATCGTCGACCCGACGCCGTTCGCGGTGGGCGCGTTGGCGGACACGTACGAGCGCTACCCCAACGCGCGCGGCATCCTGCCGGCCATGGGCTACGGCCAGGGCCAGACCCGCGACCTCGAGGCCACGATCCGCGCCATGGTCGACGCCGGTGTCGTCGACGCGGTCGTGTCGGGCACGCCCATCGACCTGACCCGGGTGCTCACCGTCGACGTCCCGCTCGTGCGGGCCCGGTACTCGTTGCGCGAGCAGGCGCCCGGACGGCTCCAGGCGGCGCTGCGCAGGGCCCTCGGCCGCTGA
- the malQ gene encoding 4-alpha-glucanotransferase: MDPVAPSPRLVELAHAHGVATEYWDWQGQHVTVTAPAITAVLTALGVDSDGDEQVERALAEVDLAPWRRTLPATVVAREGWTPWVFAHVPAGTGIRLTVHLEDGSVRDVRQVDRWVPDREVDGVAVGEATFELPGDLPLGWHRIVADVDADPIDPRTVEATLVVTPHRLELPPALAQGRVVGLAAQLYQVRSADSWGVGDLGDLGELAAWAATEHDADFVLINPLHAAQPVAPMEPSPYLPTTRRFVNPLYLRVADVPETADLDDAASAKVAAFGAVAAALNSVDRINRDDAWAAKREALWIVFSAGRTAERDQAFADFCAREGSGLTTFATWCAIADEHGLPWTTWPAELQDPDSVAVALYREDHLEAVTFHQWLQWQLEEQLAGAQRTAQDAGMPLGIVHDLAVGVHPVGADVWGLGDALATGVTVGAPPDQFNQLGQDWSQPPWRPDRLADLGYGPFRDMVRTVLRDSGGIRVDHIIGLFRLWWIPAGGTPADGTYVHYDHEALLGILVLEAQRAGAVVIGEDLGVVAPHVRDYMSERGLIGTSILWFEWEGDRPKPPEHYRDLCMSTVTTHDLPPSAGYLLLEHIAIRESLRLLTRPVKEERAIEEASIARLRDACIERGLLSPDAVDDVDAVVAALHRWMALTPSRMVAVALADVVGDRRAINQPGTSDEYPNWQVPLAGPDGEVVSLEGVRTSRLAGPLFRALHGSSGHD, translated from the coding sequence ATGGACCCCGTCGCCCCGTCACCCCGACTCGTCGAGCTCGCCCACGCCCACGGCGTCGCGACGGAGTACTGGGACTGGCAGGGCCAGCACGTCACGGTGACGGCGCCGGCGATCACCGCCGTGCTCACTGCGCTCGGAGTCGACAGCGACGGCGACGAGCAGGTCGAACGGGCGCTGGCCGAGGTCGACCTCGCCCCGTGGCGGCGCACCCTCCCGGCCACCGTGGTGGCCCGTGAGGGGTGGACCCCCTGGGTCTTCGCCCACGTGCCAGCCGGCACCGGCATCCGCCTCACGGTCCACCTCGAGGACGGCTCGGTGCGCGACGTGCGTCAGGTCGACCGGTGGGTGCCGGACCGCGAGGTCGACGGCGTCGCCGTCGGTGAGGCAACCTTCGAGCTTCCGGGTGACCTGCCGCTCGGGTGGCACCGCATCGTCGCCGACGTGGATGCCGACCCGATCGACCCCCGCACCGTCGAGGCCACGCTCGTGGTCACCCCCCACCGGCTCGAGCTGCCCCCTGCCCTGGCGCAGGGGCGCGTCGTGGGGCTGGCGGCGCAGCTGTACCAGGTGCGCTCGGCCGACTCCTGGGGGGTGGGGGACCTCGGCGACCTCGGTGAGCTGGCCGCCTGGGCCGCCACCGAGCACGACGCCGACTTCGTGCTCATCAACCCCCTGCACGCCGCGCAGCCGGTGGCGCCGATGGAGCCCTCGCCCTACCTGCCGACCACGCGGCGCTTCGTCAACCCCCTCTACCTGAGGGTCGCGGACGTGCCCGAGACCGCCGACCTCGACGACGCGGCATCCGCCAAGGTCGCCGCGTTCGGCGCGGTGGCGGCGGCGCTGAACTCCGTCGACCGGATCAACCGGGATGACGCCTGGGCCGCGAAGCGCGAGGCCCTGTGGATCGTGTTCAGTGCCGGCCGCACGGCGGAGCGCGACCAGGCATTCGCCGACTTCTGTGCGCGCGAGGGCAGCGGCCTCACGACCTTCGCCACGTGGTGCGCCATCGCCGACGAGCACGGTCTGCCGTGGACGACCTGGCCCGCCGAGCTCCAGGACCCGGACTCCGTCGCGGTCGCCCTGTACCGCGAGGACCACCTCGAGGCCGTGACCTTCCACCAGTGGCTGCAGTGGCAGCTCGAGGAGCAGCTGGCCGGCGCCCAGCGCACCGCCCAGGATGCCGGGATGCCGCTCGGCATCGTGCACGACCTCGCCGTGGGGGTGCACCCGGTCGGGGCCGACGTCTGGGGCCTCGGGGACGCCCTCGCCACCGGGGTCACCGTCGGCGCCCCGCCCGACCAGTTCAACCAGCTCGGTCAGGACTGGAGCCAGCCACCGTGGCGCCCCGACCGCCTCGCGGACCTGGGCTACGGCCCGTTCCGCGACATGGTGCGCACCGTGCTGCGTGACTCCGGCGGCATCCGGGTCGACCACATCATCGGCCTGTTCCGGCTCTGGTGGATCCCCGCGGGCGGCACCCCCGCTGACGGCACCTACGTGCACTACGACCACGAGGCGCTGCTCGGCATCCTCGTGCTGGAGGCGCAGCGGGCCGGGGCCGTCGTCATCGGTGAGGACCTCGGCGTCGTCGCGCCGCACGTGCGCGACTACATGAGCGAGCGGGGGCTGATCGGCACCTCGATCCTGTGGTTCGAGTGGGAGGGCGATCGGCCCAAGCCGCCCGAGCACTACCGCGACCTGTGCATGTCGACCGTGACGACGCACGACCTGCCGCCGTCAGCGGGATACCTGCTGCTCGAGCACATCGCGATCCGCGAGTCACTGAGGCTGTTGACCCGCCCGGTCAAGGAGGAGCGCGCGATCGAGGAGGCGTCCATCGCCCGGCTGCGCGACGCCTGCATCGAGCGCGGGTTGCTCTCGCCGGATGCCGTGGATGACGTCGACGCGGTCGTCGCCGCCCTGCACCGGTGGATGGCGCTCACGCCGAGCCGCATGGTCGCCGTGGCGCTCGCGGACGTGGTGGGGGACCGGCGGGCGATCAACCAGCCGGGGACCAGCGATGAGTACCCGAACTGGCAGGTGCCGCTCGCCGGACCCGACGGGGAGGTCGTCTCGCTCGAGGGCGTGCGCACGTCACGTCTGGCGGGGCCCCTGTTCCGTGCCCTGCACGGCAGTTCGGGCCACGACTGA
- a CDS encoding NAD-dependent epimerase/dehydratase family protein, with protein MRIAVTGGSGKLGRHVVEHLRGCGHDVVVLDTHGQRWSGWLAVDLTDYGQVVDALSGVRGEQPPVDALVHLAAIPAPGLHTDVATFRNNMLTTFNVLHAATRLGIDKVVMASSETVLGLPFDTPPPYIPVDEEYPARPESVYSLGKHLEETMAIELCRWHPQLSVTALRFSNVMDVEDYAQFPSFDADAALRRWNLWGYIDGRDGAQAVEKSLAYTVPGFDCFIIASPDTVMSRSNADLVAEQFPGVEVRGDLGEHDTLLSIDKARRVLGYDPQHSWRGEV; from the coding sequence ATGCGCATCGCGGTCACCGGAGGATCCGGCAAGCTCGGTCGGCACGTCGTGGAGCACCTGCGGGGCTGCGGCCACGACGTCGTCGTGCTCGACACCCACGGGCAGCGGTGGAGCGGGTGGTTGGCCGTCGACCTCACCGACTACGGCCAGGTCGTCGACGCCCTCAGTGGGGTGCGCGGTGAACAACCACCGGTGGATGCCCTGGTGCACCTGGCCGCGATCCCGGCTCCCGGCCTGCACACTGACGTGGCGACCTTCCGCAACAACATGCTGACCACCTTCAACGTCCTGCACGCCGCCACCCGCCTCGGCATCGACAAGGTCGTCATGGCCTCGAGCGAGACGGTGCTCGGCCTGCCGTTCGACACCCCGCCGCCGTACATCCCCGTCGACGAGGAGTACCCGGCTCGTCCCGAGTCCGTCTACTCCCTCGGCAAGCACCTCGAGGAGACGATGGCCATCGAGCTGTGTCGCTGGCACCCGCAGCTCTCGGTCACCGCGCTGCGCTTCTCGAACGTCATGGACGTCGAGGACTACGCCCAGTTCCCGTCCTTCGACGCCGATGCCGCGCTGCGCCGCTGGAACCTCTGGGGCTACATCGACGGTCGCGACGGCGCCCAGGCCGTGGAGAAGTCGTTGGCGTACACCGTGCCGGGCTTCGACTGCTTCATCATCGCCTCGCCCGACACCGTGATGAGCCGCAGCAACGCAGACCTGGTCGCCGAGCAGTTCCCGGGTGTCGAGGTCCGCGGCGACCTCGGGGAGCACGACACCCTGCTCTCGATCGACAAGGCGCGACGGGTGCTCGGCTACGACCCGCAGCACTCGTGGCGTGGCGAGGTCTGA
- a CDS encoding PIG-L family deacetylase gives MHTIVFLHAHPDDEASQTSGSMARAVAEGSRVVVVFATNGDHGEVPDDLAPGESVVDRRRVEAAASAAAIGLHRVEWLGYADSGMTGWEQNSHDGAFVAAPLEEAAARFAAILDEEDADVVVGYDWHGGYGHPDHVRVHEVLHAAAALAARRPRVLESTMNRDAMRRLAEGARAAGASEDDVFDPDQPMDDGNPLGEPESAIHWRVDVRDRLDQRRAALQAHASQTSDVGMMLSMPPEIFSVFFGHEHYVEAGREPGMVDGWPFAAQPT, from the coding sequence GTGCACACCATCGTCTTCCTCCATGCCCACCCCGACGACGAGGCCTCGCAGACCTCCGGCTCGATGGCTCGCGCCGTCGCCGAGGGCAGCCGCGTCGTCGTCGTCTTCGCGACCAACGGTGACCACGGCGAGGTCCCGGACGACCTCGCCCCCGGCGAGAGCGTGGTCGACCGCCGCCGGGTCGAGGCGGCGGCCTCCGCTGCGGCGATCGGGCTGCACCGCGTCGAGTGGCTCGGCTACGCCGACTCGGGCATGACCGGCTGGGAGCAGAACTCCCACGACGGGGCCTTCGTGGCCGCCCCGCTCGAGGAGGCCGCCGCACGGTTCGCCGCCATCCTCGACGAGGAGGACGCCGACGTCGTCGTCGGCTACGACTGGCACGGCGGCTACGGCCACCCGGACCACGTGCGCGTCCACGAGGTGCTGCACGCCGCCGCGGCCCTGGCAGCACGACGGCCTCGGGTGCTGGAGTCGACGATGAACCGTGACGCCATGCGGCGCCTCGCCGAGGGGGCACGGGCCGCGGGCGCGTCGGAGGACGACGTGTTCGACCCGGACCAACCGATGGACGACGGCAACCCGCTCGGCGAACCGGAGTCCGCGATCCACTGGCGGGTCGACGTCCGTGATCGGCTCGACCAGCGCCGTGCGGCCCTCCAGGCGCACGCGAGCCAGACGAGCGACGTCGGGATGATGCTGTCGATGCCGCCCGAGATCTTCAGCGTCTTCTTCGGGCACGAGCACTACGTCGAGGCGGGCCGCGAGCCGGGCATGGTCGACGGCTGGCCGTTCGCGGCGCAGCCGACCTGA